The Nitrososphaerales archaeon genome contains a region encoding:
- a CDS encoding nicotinate phosphoribosyltransferase, protein MDLKDRLFWIAKEDEIKKAETTDVYFIHTVNALRKSGTDPHVVMEVFARELPYQENWAIATGIYEVAKLLEGLPVNVMAMDEGEVFLASRGSAVYEPILQIEGKYTDIAIFETVILGLITSSTSVSTKAARLRLIAGDKLLFSFGTRRAHPALAPMIERATYIAGFDGVSNVLGARLIGRRPVGTMPHAFILSFEDQREAWKAFDRTLPEDLPRIALIDTLFDEKIEAIMALEALGKRLYGVRLDTPRSRRGDFRKIIEEVRWELNIRGGESVKIFASGAIDEDTIMKVRDLVDGFGIGTTVSNPPVIDFSMKIVQVELDGKVSFRAKRGDLGGKKQVYRDEESFEDTVTLALKQPPEKGKPLLTPLIENGKIVRNFKGIDEIRSSVLSKLNRLRSVQPRLKWS, encoded by the coding sequence ATGGATTTAAAGGATAGGTTATTTTGGATCGCCAAAGAAGATGAAATCAAGAAGGCTGAGACTACAGATGTCTACTTTATTCATACTGTAAATGCACTTCGCAAAAGTGGTACCGATCCTCACGTTGTAATGGAGGTCTTTGCGAGGGAGTTGCCATACCAGGAGAATTGGGCCATCGCTACGGGGATCTATGAAGTTGCCAAACTTCTCGAAGGTCTTCCTGTGAATGTAATGGCCATGGATGAAGGAGAGGTATTCTTGGCATCTCGAGGATCGGCAGTATACGAACCGATACTGCAGATCGAGGGAAAGTATACCGATATAGCTATATTTGAAACTGTAATCCTCGGTCTGATCACCTCATCGACGAGTGTTTCGACGAAGGCCGCAAGGTTGAGGCTGATCGCTGGTGATAAACTATTATTCAGCTTTGGTACAAGGAGGGCACATCCAGCTCTAGCTCCGATGATCGAACGGGCCACCTATATTGCAGGCTTCGATGGTGTTTCCAATGTGCTGGGTGCTAGATTGATAGGTAGACGGCCGGTCGGTACGATGCCTCACGCCTTTATCCTATCATTCGAAGATCAGAGGGAAGCGTGGAAGGCCTTCGATCGAACACTCCCCGAAGATCTGCCCCGAATCGCCCTGATCGATACCCTATTCGATGAAAAGATAGAGGCAATTATGGCACTCGAAGCCCTAGGCAAAAGGTTGTACGGTGTCAGATTGGATACACCGAGGTCGAGGAGGGGTGACTTTAGAAAGATCATAGAGGAGGTTCGGTGGGAATTGAATATAAGGGGAGGTGAAAGTGTAAAGATATTCGCTTCTGGTGCGATCGATGAAGATACGATTATGAAGGTTCGTGACCTTGTAGATGGCTTCGGCATAGGCACTACCGTTAGCAATCCACCCGTGATAGACTTCAGCATGAAGATCGTACAAGTAGAGTTGGATGGGAAAGTTAGCTTTAGAGCGAAGCGTGGAGATCTGGGAGGAAAGAAACAGGTGTATAGAGATGAGGAGTCATTCGAGGATACGGTTACATTGGCCTTAAAACAACCCCCAGAGAAGGGGAAGCCATTACTCACACCACTTATCGAGAATGGTAAGATCGTACGTAACTTTAAGGGGATCGATGAGATTCGAAGTTCTGTATTATCAAAATTAAATAGGTTGAGGAGTGTGCAGCCGAGGTTAAAGTGGTCTTAA
- a CDS encoding class I SAM-dependent methyltransferase, with protein sequence MKVGLDKRWREVIDVLDRLVSIYDKGNFIISLGRDMHYRKEGVLLAIREGDLLLDLGCGPGTMSRIVKQNFDVNGIVMYDALRSMLKEAKRRFSGEDDVSFIQGVFEYLPFRDRTFDSVTCGFALRDAKDLIATISEISRILKDGGRVLIVDLGKPNTYIIRVFIGLYWRFIAPILASLFLGSVGRYYSALYLTYKSLQINKMLESLLKRVFDEVDLRTRMMGGVVIIIAKKLNTP encoded by the coding sequence TTGAAGGTAGGGCTCGATAAAAGATGGCGAGAAGTGATCGATGTTTTAGATAGGCTCGTATCGATCTACGATAAAGGTAATTTTATAATCTCATTGGGCCGAGATATGCATTATCGGAAGGAAGGTGTGTTATTAGCGATTCGGGAAGGTGATTTACTACTCGATCTGGGTTGCGGCCCCGGTACGATGAGTAGAATCGTGAAGCAGAACTTCGATGTGAATGGAATCGTGATGTACGATGCTCTAAGATCGATGTTGAAAGAGGCGAAGAGGAGGTTTTCGGGTGAAGATGATGTATCATTCATTCAAGGCGTCTTCGAATATTTGCCATTCAGAGATCGTACATTTGATAGCGTAACGTGCGGATTTGCCCTTAGAGATGCTAAAGATTTGATCGCTACTATAAGTGAGATCTCCCGCATCTTAAAGGATGGCGGCAGGGTCTTGATCGTCGACCTAGGCAAACCGAACACCTATATAATTAGGGTCTTTATCGGCCTATACTGGAGGTTCATCGCACCTATCCTTGCATCTTTATTCCTCGGTAGTGTGGGCAGATACTACTCTGCACTTTATTTAACTTATAAGAGCCTTCAGATCAATAAGATGTTAGAATCTTTACTGAAGAGGGTATTTGATGAAGTTGATCTTCGTACTCGAATGATGGGTGGCGTGGTAATCATAATTGCGAAGAAGCTAAATACACCATAG
- a CDS encoding type II secretion system F family protein, which yields MYFTQITQRILNRITSSSILMRSIERYDDLLIKARLPISGYEYLCKALLYSLIMMIFTTLTYHYTLSYLRIPSPLHLIIIVLMILSVPTFFVIKPYYTIASRRSRIDSNLHHTCAFLYAVTKAGIQPLEAFQHLVERKHIYGAIAEEFGIAVRRVKYLGENLYTSLHYVASTTSSKRLREFIEGFIVKTKQSLTIEAYFQKKFREFFELEKVSKEATVRMFGLLGELTIVLIALTPSLMLTIGLSLGIVNPNAIHWSNIYMVIATPILASILLILIRIFCPLGEAVSTIKFTLQSPVIENIPLKVGEGMNERSFVKRDRLFLLKYAFKRPLLLFFIYPWIILLIASLILTSVITLLYISNYNPYALLTYTVVGACMIGAIFHEVRFRYVMSIEKRTPDFLRGLAESIKGGGSIINAIDAVLESGLGLLGKEIKDIKMARFGLSLKQSLLIIEYRTASLILKKVLSLLAKALESTKNLRDILLMVAEDVESYIKLRRERALSMLGYVISSYICLGVYFYIYSTLKNQFITTLTSIRGFTINDAIRWVLIEGYYVALFLSITLGLIAGVMLEGSILSGLKHSSMMSLILIIWLGANP from the coding sequence TTGTACTTCACCCAGATAACTCAGAGGATCCTCAATCGAATAACTTCATCCAGTATATTGATGAGATCGATCGAGCGGTATGATGATCTATTGATAAAGGCGAGACTCCCGATATCTGGGTATGAATACTTGTGTAAGGCCCTCCTTTACTCACTTATTATGATGATATTCACAACCCTCACGTATCACTATACCCTTTCTTACCTTAGGATACCTTCGCCACTTCACCTCATAATCATCGTGCTGATGATTTTATCTGTACCAACATTCTTTGTAATAAAGCCATACTATACTATCGCATCGAGAAGGAGTAGAATAGATTCCAACCTACACCACACATGCGCCTTCCTCTACGCAGTAACGAAGGCGGGTATACAACCACTGGAAGCCTTCCAGCACCTTGTAGAGCGTAAGCACATATATGGGGCGATCGCCGAAGAGTTTGGAATAGCTGTTAGAAGGGTTAAGTATCTGGGCGAGAATCTCTACACCTCTCTACATTATGTAGCCTCTACAACGAGTTCAAAGAGGTTAAGAGAGTTTATAGAGGGTTTTATAGTAAAGACGAAACAGTCTCTAACGATCGAAGCATACTTTCAAAAGAAGTTCAGAGAATTCTTTGAGTTGGAGAAGGTGAGTAAAGAAGCTACCGTAAGGATGTTCGGCTTACTCGGCGAACTGACCATCGTCTTAATCGCTCTAACACCGAGTCTGATGTTGACGATTGGATTATCGCTCGGAATCGTTAACCCTAATGCTATCCATTGGTCTAACATCTACATGGTTATAGCTACACCTATACTCGCCTCAATACTCCTTATCCTCATAAGGATTTTTTGCCCTCTTGGTGAAGCGGTCTCGACGATTAAGTTTACTCTACAATCACCGGTGATCGAGAATATTCCACTGAAGGTTGGAGAGGGTATGAATGAAAGATCATTCGTAAAGAGGGACCGTCTATTTCTGTTAAAGTACGCATTTAAGAGGCCATTGCTACTATTCTTCATCTACCCGTGGATCATCCTTCTTATCGCATCCCTTATACTCACATCTGTAATAACCCTTCTTTACATCTCAAACTATAATCCTTACGCATTACTCACATACACGGTTGTGGGTGCGTGTATGATTGGAGCCATATTTCATGAAGTTCGATTCAGGTACGTAATGTCCATCGAGAAGAGGACGCCCGACTTTCTTAGAGGCTTGGCTGAGAGCATAAAGGGAGGGGGCTCTATTATAAATGCGATCGATGCGGTTCTCGAGAGTGGTCTCGGATTACTAGGGAAGGAGATCAAGGATATAAAGATGGCAAGGTTCGGCCTTTCTTTAAAACAGTCCTTACTCATCATCGAGTATAGAACGGCATCGTTGATCCTTAAGAAGGTATTGAGTTTGCTTGCGAAGGCTCTAGAGTCCACGAAGAATCTGAGAGATATTCTTCTGATGGTGGCCGAAGATGTGGAGAGTTATATAAAATTGAGAAGAGAGAGGGCTTTAAGTATGTTGGGATACGTGATTTCATCATACATATGCCTCGGAGTATACTTTTATATCTATTCGACGTTGAAGAACCAATTCATCACAACCCTCACATCGATAAGAGGCTTCACAATAAATGATGCGATCAGATGGGTGTTGATAGAGGGCTACTATGTGGCCCTCTTTCTCAGTATAACACTCGGTCTAATAGCTGGTGTAATGCTCGAAGGTAGCATCCTTTCGGGCTTAAAACATAGCTCGATGATGAGTCTAATCCTCATAATCTGGTTAGGTGCAAATCCATGA